In Zalophus californianus isolate mZalCal1 chromosome 17, mZalCal1.pri.v2, whole genome shotgun sequence, one DNA window encodes the following:
- the TSKS gene encoding testis-specific serine kinase substrate isoform X8, giving the protein MASVVVKTIWQSKEIHEAGDPPAGVESRSQLVPEAPGGVTTPAKGITKKKKAVSFHGVEPRMSHGPMHWCLNLKRSSACTNVSLLNLAATEPVDSSGTDSTTEDSGLLALPVPPVSPTPPWASDDPDITEILSGVNSGLVRAKDSITSLKEKTTRVNQHVQTLQSECSVLSENLERRRQEAEELEGYCSQLKENCRKVTRSVEDAEIKTNVLKQNSALLEEKLRYLQQQLQDETPRRQEAELQELEQKLDPGLSRHGLGPTAQSLGCSGPPGSPDEPPRPRSMAPGGWGMGPRAGEGPIISEQEIQKVSAGLEELRREVSSLTARWHQEEGAVQEALRLLGGLGGRLDGFLGQWERAQREQAQAARGLQELRGRADELCTLVERSAVSVASLRSDLEGLGPVKPILEELGRQFQSSRRGSDLSMNLDRPPQGSCARCASQGSQLSTESLQQLLERALTPLVDEVKQRGLAPACPSCQRLHKKILPSPASPAVPTLLSPGAGAPGLGQTRQGRGPELHPSAGPRRSLAGQEPAADGQDEAGGEGGRSGLSTLEDVLPPRSTQQPAT; this is encoded by the exons ATGGCGAGCGTGGTGGTGAAGACAATCTGGCAGTCCAAAGAGATCCATGAGGCTGGGGACCCCCCTGCAGGGGTCGAGAGCCGCTCCCAGCTGGTCCCCGAGGCTCCTGGGGGGGTGACCACCCCAGCCAAGGGGATCACGAAGAAAAAGAAGGCTGTGTCGTTCCACGG gGTGGAGCCTCGGATGTCCCACGGGCCAATGCACTGGTGCCTGAACCTCAAACGGTCCTCAGCCTGCACCAACGTGTCACTGCTCAACCTGGCTGCCACGGAGCCCGTGGACTCCTCAGGGACCGACTCAACTACGGAAGACAGCGGCCTGCTTGCGCTGCCGGTGCcccctgtctcccccaccccaccctgggcttCAGATGACCCAGACATCACGGAAATACTG AGTGGGGTCAACAGTGGATTGGTCCGTGCCAAAGACTCCATCACGAGCTTGAAGGAAAAGACCACCAGGGTTAACCAGCACGTGCAGACGCTGCAG AGTGAGTGTTCTGTGCTGAGTGAGAATCTAGAAAGAAGGCGGCAAGAAGCGGAAGAACTAGAAGGGTACTGTAGTCAACTCAAG GAGAACTGCCGGAAGGTGACCCGGTCGGTGGAAGATGCTGAAATAAAAACCAACGTCCTGAAGCAGAACTCTGCCCTGCTGGAG gAGAAGCTGCGCTACctccagcagcagctgcaggaTGAGACACCGCGGAGGCAGGAGGCCGAGCTGCAAGAGCTGGAGCAGAAGCTGGACCCCGGCCTCTCTCGGCACGGCCTGGGCCCCACCGCCCAGTCCCTTGGCTGCTCTGGCCCTCCAGGGAGCCCCGACGAACCCCCACGACCACGCAGCATGGCCCCGGGCGGCTGGGGTATGGGGCCCCGGGCAGGGGAGGGCCCCATCATAAGCGAGCAAGAGATACAGAAGGTCTCCGCTGGCCTTGAGGAGCTGAG gaGGGAGGTGTCCTCGCTGACTGCCCGCTGGCATCAGGAGGAGGGAGCCGTGCAGGAGGCCCTGCGGCTGCTCGGGGGCCTGGGCGGCAGGCTCGACGGCTTCCTGGGCCAGTGGGAGCGGGCGCAGCGTGAGCAGGCGCAGGCGGCGCGGGGCCTGCAGGAGCTGCGGGGCCGGGCGGACGAGCTGTGCACCCT GGTGGAGCGATCAGCAGTGTCTGTGGCTTCACTGAGGAGCGACCTGGAGGGGCTGGGCCCAGTGAAACCTATTCTAGAGGAGCTGGGGCGGCAATTTCAGAGCTCTCGAAGAGGGTCTGACCTCTCCATGAACCTGGATCGGCCGCCCCAAGGCTCCTGTGCCCGCTGTGCCAG CCAGGGGTCACAGCTGTCCACAGAGTCTCTGCAGCAGCTGCTGGAGCGAGCACTGACCCCACTAGTGGACGAGGTGAAGCAGAGGGGCCTGGCTCCCGCCTGCCCCAGCTGCCAGAGGCTACACAAGAAGATTCTG cccagtcCGGCAAGCCCAGCCGTGCCTACACTCCTCTCCCCAGGAGCTGGAGCGCCAGGCCTTGGCCAAACACGTCAGGGCAGAGGCCCTGAGCTCCACCCTTCGGCTGGCCCAAGACGAAGCCTTGCGGGCCAAGAACCTGCTGCTGACGGACAAGATGAAGCCGGA ggagaaggtggccgcTCTGGACTATCTACACTTGAAGATGTGCTCCCTCCACGATCAACTCAGCAACCTGCCACTTGA
- the TSKS gene encoding testis-specific serine kinase substrate isoform X7 → MASVVVKTIWQSKEIHEAGDPPAGVESRSQLVPEAPGGVTTPAKGITKKKKAVSFHGWVCRTLSGTVLALITASNRARVAPVEPRMSHGPMHWCLNLKRSSACTNVSLLNLAATEPVDSSGTDSTTEDSGLLALPVPPVSPTPPWASDDPDITEILSGVNSGLVRAKDSITSLKEKTTRVNQHVQTLQSECSVLSENLERRRQEAEELEGYCSQLKENCRKVTRSVEDAEIKTNVLKQNSALLEEKLRYLQQQLQDETPRRQEAELQELEQKLDPGLSRHGLGPTAQSLGCSGPPGSPDEPPRPRSMAPGGWGMGPRAGEGPIISEQEIQKVSAGLEELRREVSSLTARWHQEEGAVQEALRLLGGLGGRLDGFLGQWERAQREQAQAARGLQELRGRADELCTLVERSAVSVASLRSDLEGLGPVKPILEELGRQFQSSRRGSDLSMNLDRPPQGSCARCASPVRQAQPCLHSSPQELERQALAKHVRAEALSSTLRLAQDEALRAKNLLLTDKMKPEEKVAALDYLHLKMCSLHDQLSNLPLEGSTGTMGGGSGGGTPPKRGGPTPEQ, encoded by the exons ATGGCGAGCGTGGTGGTGAAGACAATCTGGCAGTCCAAAGAGATCCATGAGGCTGGGGACCCCCCTGCAGGGGTCGAGAGCCGCTCCCAGCTGGTCCCCGAGGCTCCTGGGGGGGTGACCACCCCAGCCAAGGGGATCACGAAGAAAAAGAAGGCTGTGTCGTTCCACGGGTGGGTTTGTCGCACCCTGTCAGGGACGGTCCTGGCGCTCATCACTGCCTCCAACAGAGCACGAGTCGCACC gGTGGAGCCTCGGATGTCCCACGGGCCAATGCACTGGTGCCTGAACCTCAAACGGTCCTCAGCCTGCACCAACGTGTCACTGCTCAACCTGGCTGCCACGGAGCCCGTGGACTCCTCAGGGACCGACTCAACTACGGAAGACAGCGGCCTGCTTGCGCTGCCGGTGCcccctgtctcccccaccccaccctgggcttCAGATGACCCAGACATCACGGAAATACTG AGTGGGGTCAACAGTGGATTGGTCCGTGCCAAAGACTCCATCACGAGCTTGAAGGAAAAGACCACCAGGGTTAACCAGCACGTGCAGACGCTGCAG AGTGAGTGTTCTGTGCTGAGTGAGAATCTAGAAAGAAGGCGGCAAGAAGCGGAAGAACTAGAAGGGTACTGTAGTCAACTCAAG GAGAACTGCCGGAAGGTGACCCGGTCGGTGGAAGATGCTGAAATAAAAACCAACGTCCTGAAGCAGAACTCTGCCCTGCTGGAG gAGAAGCTGCGCTACctccagcagcagctgcaggaTGAGACACCGCGGAGGCAGGAGGCCGAGCTGCAAGAGCTGGAGCAGAAGCTGGACCCCGGCCTCTCTCGGCACGGCCTGGGCCCCACCGCCCAGTCCCTTGGCTGCTCTGGCCCTCCAGGGAGCCCCGACGAACCCCCACGACCACGCAGCATGGCCCCGGGCGGCTGGGGTATGGGGCCCCGGGCAGGGGAGGGCCCCATCATAAGCGAGCAAGAGATACAGAAGGTCTCCGCTGGCCTTGAGGAGCTGAG gaGGGAGGTGTCCTCGCTGACTGCCCGCTGGCATCAGGAGGAGGGAGCCGTGCAGGAGGCCCTGCGGCTGCTCGGGGGCCTGGGCGGCAGGCTCGACGGCTTCCTGGGCCAGTGGGAGCGGGCGCAGCGTGAGCAGGCGCAGGCGGCGCGGGGCCTGCAGGAGCTGCGGGGCCGGGCGGACGAGCTGTGCACCCT GGTGGAGCGATCAGCAGTGTCTGTGGCTTCACTGAGGAGCGACCTGGAGGGGCTGGGCCCAGTGAAACCTATTCTAGAGGAGCTGGGGCGGCAATTTCAGAGCTCTCGAAGAGGGTCTGACCTCTCCATGAACCTGGATCGGCCGCCCCAAGGCTCCTGTGCCCGCTGTGCCAG cccagtcCGGCAAGCCCAGCCGTGCCTACACTCCTCTCCCCAGGAGCTGGAGCGCCAGGCCTTGGCCAAACACGTCAGGGCAGAGGCCCTGAGCTCCACCCTTCGGCTGGCCCAAGACGAAGCCTTGCGGGCCAAGAACCTGCTGCTGACGGACAAGATGAAGCCGGA ggagaaggtggccgcTCTGGACTATCTACACTTGAAGATGTGCTCCCTCCACGATCAACTCAGCAACCTGCCACTTGAGGGGTCCACGGGGACAATGGGGGGAGGAAGTGGCGGGGGGACTCCCCCAAAACGTGGGGGCCCAACCCCTGAACAATAA
- the TSKS gene encoding testis-specific serine kinase substrate isoform X5 — translation MASVVVKTIWQSKEIHEAGDPPAGVESRSQLVPEAPGGVTTPAKGITKKKKAVSFHGWVCRTLSGTVLALITASNRARVAPVEPRMSHGPMHWCLNLKRSSACTNVSLLNLAATEPVDSSGTDSTTEDSGLLALPVPPVSPTPPWASDDPDITEILSGVNSGLVRAKDSITSLKEKTTRVNQHVQTLQSECSVLSENLERRRQEAEELEGYCSQLKENCRKVTRSVEDAEIKTNVLKQNSALLEEKLRYLQQQLQDETPRRQEAELQELEQKLDPGLSRHGLGPTAQSLGCSGPPGSPDEPPRPRSMAPGGWGMGPRAGEGPIISEQEIQKVSAGLEELRREVSSLTARWHQEEGAVQEALRLLGGLGGRLDGFLGQWERAQREQAQAARGLQELRGRADELCTLVERSAVSVASLRSDLEGLGPVKPILEELGRQFQSSRRGSDLSMNLDRPPQGSCARCASQGSQLSTESLQQLLERALTPLVDEVKQRGLAPACPSCQRLHKKILPSPASPAVPTLLSPGAGAPGLGQTRQGRGPELHPSAGPRRSLAGQEPAADGQDEAGGEGGRSGLSTLEDVLPPRSTQQPAT, via the exons ATGGCGAGCGTGGTGGTGAAGACAATCTGGCAGTCCAAAGAGATCCATGAGGCTGGGGACCCCCCTGCAGGGGTCGAGAGCCGCTCCCAGCTGGTCCCCGAGGCTCCTGGGGGGGTGACCACCCCAGCCAAGGGGATCACGAAGAAAAAGAAGGCTGTGTCGTTCCACGGGTGGGTTTGTCGCACCCTGTCAGGGACGGTCCTGGCGCTCATCACTGCCTCCAACAGAGCACGAGTCGCACC gGTGGAGCCTCGGATGTCCCACGGGCCAATGCACTGGTGCCTGAACCTCAAACGGTCCTCAGCCTGCACCAACGTGTCACTGCTCAACCTGGCTGCCACGGAGCCCGTGGACTCCTCAGGGACCGACTCAACTACGGAAGACAGCGGCCTGCTTGCGCTGCCGGTGCcccctgtctcccccaccccaccctgggcttCAGATGACCCAGACATCACGGAAATACTG AGTGGGGTCAACAGTGGATTGGTCCGTGCCAAAGACTCCATCACGAGCTTGAAGGAAAAGACCACCAGGGTTAACCAGCACGTGCAGACGCTGCAG AGTGAGTGTTCTGTGCTGAGTGAGAATCTAGAAAGAAGGCGGCAAGAAGCGGAAGAACTAGAAGGGTACTGTAGTCAACTCAAG GAGAACTGCCGGAAGGTGACCCGGTCGGTGGAAGATGCTGAAATAAAAACCAACGTCCTGAAGCAGAACTCTGCCCTGCTGGAG gAGAAGCTGCGCTACctccagcagcagctgcaggaTGAGACACCGCGGAGGCAGGAGGCCGAGCTGCAAGAGCTGGAGCAGAAGCTGGACCCCGGCCTCTCTCGGCACGGCCTGGGCCCCACCGCCCAGTCCCTTGGCTGCTCTGGCCCTCCAGGGAGCCCCGACGAACCCCCACGACCACGCAGCATGGCCCCGGGCGGCTGGGGTATGGGGCCCCGGGCAGGGGAGGGCCCCATCATAAGCGAGCAAGAGATACAGAAGGTCTCCGCTGGCCTTGAGGAGCTGAG gaGGGAGGTGTCCTCGCTGACTGCCCGCTGGCATCAGGAGGAGGGAGCCGTGCAGGAGGCCCTGCGGCTGCTCGGGGGCCTGGGCGGCAGGCTCGACGGCTTCCTGGGCCAGTGGGAGCGGGCGCAGCGTGAGCAGGCGCAGGCGGCGCGGGGCCTGCAGGAGCTGCGGGGCCGGGCGGACGAGCTGTGCACCCT GGTGGAGCGATCAGCAGTGTCTGTGGCTTCACTGAGGAGCGACCTGGAGGGGCTGGGCCCAGTGAAACCTATTCTAGAGGAGCTGGGGCGGCAATTTCAGAGCTCTCGAAGAGGGTCTGACCTCTCCATGAACCTGGATCGGCCGCCCCAAGGCTCCTGTGCCCGCTGTGCCAG CCAGGGGTCACAGCTGTCCACAGAGTCTCTGCAGCAGCTGCTGGAGCGAGCACTGACCCCACTAGTGGACGAGGTGAAGCAGAGGGGCCTGGCTCCCGCCTGCCCCAGCTGCCAGAGGCTACACAAGAAGATTCTG cccagtcCGGCAAGCCCAGCCGTGCCTACACTCCTCTCCCCAGGAGCTGGAGCGCCAGGCCTTGGCCAAACACGTCAGGGCAGAGGCCCTGAGCTCCACCCTTCGGCTGGCCCAAGACGAAGCCTTGCGGGCCAAGAACCTGCTGCTGACGGACAAGATGAAGCCGGA ggagaaggtggccgcTCTGGACTATCTACACTTGAAGATGTGCTCCCTCCACGATCAACTCAGCAACCTGCCACTTGA
- the TSKS gene encoding testis-specific serine kinase substrate isoform X9 yields the protein MASVVVKTIWQSKEIHEAGDPPAGVESRSQLVPEAPGGVTTPAKGITKKKKAVSFHGWVCRTLSGTVLALITASNRARVAPVEPRMSHGPMHWCLNLKRSSACTNVSLLNLAATEPVDSSGTDSTTEDSGLLALPVPPVSPTPPWASDDPDITEILSGVNSGLVRAKDSITSLKEKTTRVNQHVQTLQSECSVLSENLERRRQEAEELEGYCSQLKENCRKVTRSVEDAEIKTNVLKQNSALLEEKLRYLQQQLQDETPRRQEAELQELEQKLDPGLSRHGLGPTAQSLGCSGPPGSPDEPPRPRSMAPGGWGMGPRAGEGPIISEQEIQKVSAGLEELRREVSSLTARWHQEEGAVQEALRLLGGLGGRLDGFLGQWERAQREQAQAARGLQELRGRADELCTLVERSAVSVASLRSDLEGLGPVKPILEELGRQFQSSRRGSDLSMNLDRPPQGSCARCASQGSQLSTESLQQLLERALTPLVDEVKQRGLAPACPSCQRLHKKILELERQALAKHVRAEALSSTLRLAQDEALRAKNLLLTDKMKPE from the exons ATGGCGAGCGTGGTGGTGAAGACAATCTGGCAGTCCAAAGAGATCCATGAGGCTGGGGACCCCCCTGCAGGGGTCGAGAGCCGCTCCCAGCTGGTCCCCGAGGCTCCTGGGGGGGTGACCACCCCAGCCAAGGGGATCACGAAGAAAAAGAAGGCTGTGTCGTTCCACGGGTGGGTTTGTCGCACCCTGTCAGGGACGGTCCTGGCGCTCATCACTGCCTCCAACAGAGCACGAGTCGCACC gGTGGAGCCTCGGATGTCCCACGGGCCAATGCACTGGTGCCTGAACCTCAAACGGTCCTCAGCCTGCACCAACGTGTCACTGCTCAACCTGGCTGCCACGGAGCCCGTGGACTCCTCAGGGACCGACTCAACTACGGAAGACAGCGGCCTGCTTGCGCTGCCGGTGCcccctgtctcccccaccccaccctgggcttCAGATGACCCAGACATCACGGAAATACTG AGTGGGGTCAACAGTGGATTGGTCCGTGCCAAAGACTCCATCACGAGCTTGAAGGAAAAGACCACCAGGGTTAACCAGCACGTGCAGACGCTGCAG AGTGAGTGTTCTGTGCTGAGTGAGAATCTAGAAAGAAGGCGGCAAGAAGCGGAAGAACTAGAAGGGTACTGTAGTCAACTCAAG GAGAACTGCCGGAAGGTGACCCGGTCGGTGGAAGATGCTGAAATAAAAACCAACGTCCTGAAGCAGAACTCTGCCCTGCTGGAG gAGAAGCTGCGCTACctccagcagcagctgcaggaTGAGACACCGCGGAGGCAGGAGGCCGAGCTGCAAGAGCTGGAGCAGAAGCTGGACCCCGGCCTCTCTCGGCACGGCCTGGGCCCCACCGCCCAGTCCCTTGGCTGCTCTGGCCCTCCAGGGAGCCCCGACGAACCCCCACGACCACGCAGCATGGCCCCGGGCGGCTGGGGTATGGGGCCCCGGGCAGGGGAGGGCCCCATCATAAGCGAGCAAGAGATACAGAAGGTCTCCGCTGGCCTTGAGGAGCTGAG gaGGGAGGTGTCCTCGCTGACTGCCCGCTGGCATCAGGAGGAGGGAGCCGTGCAGGAGGCCCTGCGGCTGCTCGGGGGCCTGGGCGGCAGGCTCGACGGCTTCCTGGGCCAGTGGGAGCGGGCGCAGCGTGAGCAGGCGCAGGCGGCGCGGGGCCTGCAGGAGCTGCGGGGCCGGGCGGACGAGCTGTGCACCCT GGTGGAGCGATCAGCAGTGTCTGTGGCTTCACTGAGGAGCGACCTGGAGGGGCTGGGCCCAGTGAAACCTATTCTAGAGGAGCTGGGGCGGCAATTTCAGAGCTCTCGAAGAGGGTCTGACCTCTCCATGAACCTGGATCGGCCGCCCCAAGGCTCCTGTGCCCGCTGTGCCAG CCAGGGGTCACAGCTGTCCACAGAGTCTCTGCAGCAGCTGCTGGAGCGAGCACTGACCCCACTAGTGGACGAGGTGAAGCAGAGGGGCCTGGCTCCCGCCTGCCCCAGCTGCCAGAGGCTACACAAGAAGATTCTG GAGCTGGAGCGCCAGGCCTTGGCCAAACACGTCAGGGCAGAGGCCCTGAGCTCCACCCTTCGGCTGGCCCAAGACGAAGCCTTGCGGGCCAAGAACCTGCTGCTGACGGACAAGATGAAGCCGGAGTGA
- the TSKS gene encoding testis-specific serine kinase substrate isoform X11 codes for MASVVVKTIWQSKEIHEAGDPPAGVESRSQLVPEAPGGVTTPAKGITKKKKAVSFHGVEPRMSHGPMHWCLNLKRSSACTNVSLLNLAATEPVDSSGTDSTTEDSGLLALPVPPVSPTPPWASDDPDITEILSGVNSGLVRAKDSITSLKEKTTRVNQHVQTLQSECSVLSENLERRRQEAEELEGYCSQLKENCRKVTRSVEDAEIKTNVLKQNSALLEEKLRYLQQQLQDETPRRQEAELQELEQKLDPGLSRHGLGPTAQSLGCSGPPGSPDEPPRPRSMAPGGWGMGPRAGEGPIISEQEIQKVSAGLEELRREVSSLTARWHQEEGAVQEALRLLGGLGGRLDGFLGQWERAQREQAQAARGLQELRGRADELCTLVERSAVSVASLRSDLEGLGPVKPILEELGRQFQSSRRGSDLSMNLDRPPQGSCARCASQGSQLSTESLQQLLERALTPLVDEVKQRGLAPACPSCQRLHKKILELERQALAKHVRAEALSSTLRLAQDEALRAKNLLLTDKMKPE; via the exons ATGGCGAGCGTGGTGGTGAAGACAATCTGGCAGTCCAAAGAGATCCATGAGGCTGGGGACCCCCCTGCAGGGGTCGAGAGCCGCTCCCAGCTGGTCCCCGAGGCTCCTGGGGGGGTGACCACCCCAGCCAAGGGGATCACGAAGAAAAAGAAGGCTGTGTCGTTCCACGG gGTGGAGCCTCGGATGTCCCACGGGCCAATGCACTGGTGCCTGAACCTCAAACGGTCCTCAGCCTGCACCAACGTGTCACTGCTCAACCTGGCTGCCACGGAGCCCGTGGACTCCTCAGGGACCGACTCAACTACGGAAGACAGCGGCCTGCTTGCGCTGCCGGTGCcccctgtctcccccaccccaccctgggcttCAGATGACCCAGACATCACGGAAATACTG AGTGGGGTCAACAGTGGATTGGTCCGTGCCAAAGACTCCATCACGAGCTTGAAGGAAAAGACCACCAGGGTTAACCAGCACGTGCAGACGCTGCAG AGTGAGTGTTCTGTGCTGAGTGAGAATCTAGAAAGAAGGCGGCAAGAAGCGGAAGAACTAGAAGGGTACTGTAGTCAACTCAAG GAGAACTGCCGGAAGGTGACCCGGTCGGTGGAAGATGCTGAAATAAAAACCAACGTCCTGAAGCAGAACTCTGCCCTGCTGGAG gAGAAGCTGCGCTACctccagcagcagctgcaggaTGAGACACCGCGGAGGCAGGAGGCCGAGCTGCAAGAGCTGGAGCAGAAGCTGGACCCCGGCCTCTCTCGGCACGGCCTGGGCCCCACCGCCCAGTCCCTTGGCTGCTCTGGCCCTCCAGGGAGCCCCGACGAACCCCCACGACCACGCAGCATGGCCCCGGGCGGCTGGGGTATGGGGCCCCGGGCAGGGGAGGGCCCCATCATAAGCGAGCAAGAGATACAGAAGGTCTCCGCTGGCCTTGAGGAGCTGAG gaGGGAGGTGTCCTCGCTGACTGCCCGCTGGCATCAGGAGGAGGGAGCCGTGCAGGAGGCCCTGCGGCTGCTCGGGGGCCTGGGCGGCAGGCTCGACGGCTTCCTGGGCCAGTGGGAGCGGGCGCAGCGTGAGCAGGCGCAGGCGGCGCGGGGCCTGCAGGAGCTGCGGGGCCGGGCGGACGAGCTGTGCACCCT GGTGGAGCGATCAGCAGTGTCTGTGGCTTCACTGAGGAGCGACCTGGAGGGGCTGGGCCCAGTGAAACCTATTCTAGAGGAGCTGGGGCGGCAATTTCAGAGCTCTCGAAGAGGGTCTGACCTCTCCATGAACCTGGATCGGCCGCCCCAAGGCTCCTGTGCCCGCTGTGCCAG CCAGGGGTCACAGCTGTCCACAGAGTCTCTGCAGCAGCTGCTGGAGCGAGCACTGACCCCACTAGTGGACGAGGTGAAGCAGAGGGGCCTGGCTCCCGCCTGCCCCAGCTGCCAGAGGCTACACAAGAAGATTCTG GAGCTGGAGCGCCAGGCCTTGGCCAAACACGTCAGGGCAGAGGCCCTGAGCTCCACCCTTCGGCTGGCCCAAGACGAAGCCTTGCGGGCCAAGAACCTGCTGCTGACGGACAAGATGAAGCCGGAGTGA
- the TSKS gene encoding testis-specific serine kinase substrate isoform X6, protein MASVVVKTIWQSKEIHEAGDPPAGVESRSQLVPEAPGGVTTPAKGITKKKKAVSFHGVEPRMSHGPMHWCLNLKRSSACTNVSLLNLAATEPVDSSGTDSTTEDSGLLALPVPPVSPTPPWASDDPDITEILSGVNSGLVRAKDSITSLKEKTTRVNQHVQTLQSECSVLSENLERRRQEAEELEGYCSQLKENCRKVTRSVEDAEIKTNVLKQNSALLEEKLRYLQQQLQDETPRRQEAELQELEQKLDPGLSRHGLGPTAQSLGCSGPPGSPDEPPRPRSMAPGGWGMGPRAGEGPIISEQEIQKVSAGLEELRREVSSLTARWHQEEGAVQEALRLLGGLGGRLDGFLGQWERAQREQAQAARGLQELRGRADELCTLVERSAVSVASLRSDLEGLGPVKPILEELGRQFQSSRRGSDLSMNLDRPPQGSCARCASQGSQLSTESLQQLLERALTPLVDEVKQRGLAPACPSCQRLHKKILELERQALAKHVRAEALSSTLRLAQDEALRAKNLLLTDKMKPEEKVAALDYLHLKMCSLHDQLSNLPLEGSTGTMGGGSGGGTPPKRGGPTPEQ, encoded by the exons ATGGCGAGCGTGGTGGTGAAGACAATCTGGCAGTCCAAAGAGATCCATGAGGCTGGGGACCCCCCTGCAGGGGTCGAGAGCCGCTCCCAGCTGGTCCCCGAGGCTCCTGGGGGGGTGACCACCCCAGCCAAGGGGATCACGAAGAAAAAGAAGGCTGTGTCGTTCCACGG gGTGGAGCCTCGGATGTCCCACGGGCCAATGCACTGGTGCCTGAACCTCAAACGGTCCTCAGCCTGCACCAACGTGTCACTGCTCAACCTGGCTGCCACGGAGCCCGTGGACTCCTCAGGGACCGACTCAACTACGGAAGACAGCGGCCTGCTTGCGCTGCCGGTGCcccctgtctcccccaccccaccctgggcttCAGATGACCCAGACATCACGGAAATACTG AGTGGGGTCAACAGTGGATTGGTCCGTGCCAAAGACTCCATCACGAGCTTGAAGGAAAAGACCACCAGGGTTAACCAGCACGTGCAGACGCTGCAG AGTGAGTGTTCTGTGCTGAGTGAGAATCTAGAAAGAAGGCGGCAAGAAGCGGAAGAACTAGAAGGGTACTGTAGTCAACTCAAG GAGAACTGCCGGAAGGTGACCCGGTCGGTGGAAGATGCTGAAATAAAAACCAACGTCCTGAAGCAGAACTCTGCCCTGCTGGAG gAGAAGCTGCGCTACctccagcagcagctgcaggaTGAGACACCGCGGAGGCAGGAGGCCGAGCTGCAAGAGCTGGAGCAGAAGCTGGACCCCGGCCTCTCTCGGCACGGCCTGGGCCCCACCGCCCAGTCCCTTGGCTGCTCTGGCCCTCCAGGGAGCCCCGACGAACCCCCACGACCACGCAGCATGGCCCCGGGCGGCTGGGGTATGGGGCCCCGGGCAGGGGAGGGCCCCATCATAAGCGAGCAAGAGATACAGAAGGTCTCCGCTGGCCTTGAGGAGCTGAG gaGGGAGGTGTCCTCGCTGACTGCCCGCTGGCATCAGGAGGAGGGAGCCGTGCAGGAGGCCCTGCGGCTGCTCGGGGGCCTGGGCGGCAGGCTCGACGGCTTCCTGGGCCAGTGGGAGCGGGCGCAGCGTGAGCAGGCGCAGGCGGCGCGGGGCCTGCAGGAGCTGCGGGGCCGGGCGGACGAGCTGTGCACCCT GGTGGAGCGATCAGCAGTGTCTGTGGCTTCACTGAGGAGCGACCTGGAGGGGCTGGGCCCAGTGAAACCTATTCTAGAGGAGCTGGGGCGGCAATTTCAGAGCTCTCGAAGAGGGTCTGACCTCTCCATGAACCTGGATCGGCCGCCCCAAGGCTCCTGTGCCCGCTGTGCCAG CCAGGGGTCACAGCTGTCCACAGAGTCTCTGCAGCAGCTGCTGGAGCGAGCACTGACCCCACTAGTGGACGAGGTGAAGCAGAGGGGCCTGGCTCCCGCCTGCCCCAGCTGCCAGAGGCTACACAAGAAGATTCTG GAGCTGGAGCGCCAGGCCTTGGCCAAACACGTCAGGGCAGAGGCCCTGAGCTCCACCCTTCGGCTGGCCCAAGACGAAGCCTTGCGGGCCAAGAACCTGCTGCTGACGGACAAGATGAAGCCGGA ggagaaggtggccgcTCTGGACTATCTACACTTGAAGATGTGCTCCCTCCACGATCAACTCAGCAACCTGCCACTTGAGGGGTCCACGGGGACAATGGGGGGAGGAAGTGGCGGGGGGACTCCCCCAAAACGTGGGGGCCCAACCCCTGAACAATAA